The Crocosphaera subtropica ATCC 51142 genome includes a window with the following:
- a CDS encoding DNA-directed RNA polymerase subunit beta' — translation MTFYNQIVDKGRLKKLISWAYRNYGAARSSQVADNLKDLGFRYATKAGVSISIDDLTVPPTKRGMLDSAEKEINITEARYARGEITEVERFQKVIDTWNSTSEELKDEVVRNFRQTDPLNSVYMMAFSGARGNMSQVRQLVGMRGLMADPQGQIIDQPIKTNFREGLTVTEYVISSYGARKGLVDTALRTADSGYLTRRLVDVSQDVIVREIDCGTRRGLKVTAMKDGDRVKIALGDRLLGRVLAEDVMVGDEVIASRNQSIDAALAAKIGKSVESVMVRSPLTCEAARSVCRCCYGWSLATGRPVDLGEAVGIIAAQSIGEPGTQLTMRTFHTGGVFTGEVAEQIKAPDHGTVKWGKGLSTRKVRTRHGEDAFQVELAGDLIWTPTGSGKKMTYSVTPGSVLFAADGDTVEKDKMLAEVTAAKSTRSTERATKDVSTDLAGEVFFANLIAEEKTDRQGNTTHIAQRGGLVWVLSGEVYNLPPGAEPVVSNGDEVAEGTVLAETKLISVNGGVVRYQPQSREIDIITASVLLDQAEVRKESTGGHEQYVIYTADGQRFLLKATPETKVQNHAIIAELIDDRYQTTTGGMLRYGGIEVAKGSRKTGYEVVQGGTLLWVPEETHEVNKDISLLVVEDGQYVEAGTEVVKDIFCQCSGAIEVVQKNDILREIIIKPGEFHLDVDPDEVSYKNEDLIPPGTEVLPGVVTTDLRQVEWIESTEGLGLLLRPVEEYPVSNEPAAPSQGSINEEEVGRHIELRSVQRLFYKDGERVKSVDGIHLLSTQLVLEIETGSEQAAANLAADIELKNDEEEDCQRLQLVILESLILRRDLDTDPHGGTITTSVLVTDGDQIAPGAVVAKTEIQCREEGEVRGIRRGLEAVRRVLIVRDEDLEIITLKEKPTVAKDDLIVAGTEFAPGVVAAESGLVVAVNQGEEGYEIKLRLARPYRVSPGAILHIADGDLVQRGDNLVLLVYERAKTGDIIQGLPRIEELLEARKPKEACVLSRKPGVCQVEYLEDESVDVKVIEDDGTVSEYPILLNQNVIVSDNQRVDVGEHLTDGPANPHELLEVFFDYYVDKKGVYEAALIGLQAAQKFLVDQVQSVYQSQGIDISDKHIEVIVRQMTAKVRVDDGGDTTMLPGELVELRQIEQVNEAMAITGGAPARYTPVLLGITKASLNTDSFISAASFQETTRVLTEAAIEGKSDWLRGLKENVIIGRLIPAGTGFNAHEEMVMGTLDNGEDSLNNRYGQGERDNNNSDKKPPNRLIGATLDEVDENMILDDNIARAYTEADPPWSVESKQEKDDDDDK, via the coding sequence ATGACATTCTATAACCAAATTGTTGACAAAGGCCGTTTAAAGAAATTAATTTCTTGGGCGTATCGAAATTATGGTGCAGCCCGTAGCTCTCAAGTAGCGGATAACTTAAAAGATTTAGGCTTTCGTTATGCCACAAAAGCAGGTGTTTCTATTAGTATCGACGATTTAACCGTCCCTCCCACTAAACGGGGAATGCTCGATAGTGCTGAAAAAGAAATTAATATCACAGAAGCCAGGTATGCTCGCGGAGAAATTACTGAAGTCGAACGTTTCCAAAAAGTAATTGACACCTGGAATAGTACCTCAGAAGAATTGAAAGACGAGGTAGTCAGGAACTTTCGACAAACTGACCCATTGAACTCGGTGTATATGATGGCTTTCTCTGGGGCCCGAGGAAATATGAGTCAAGTCCGTCAGTTGGTGGGAATGCGAGGGTTGATGGCAGATCCCCAAGGACAGATTATTGACCAACCTATTAAAACTAACTTTCGCGAAGGATTAACGGTTACAGAATACGTTATTTCATCCTACGGAGCGCGAAAAGGATTGGTAGATACCGCTCTACGGACTGCCGACTCAGGGTATTTAACCCGACGCTTAGTGGACGTTTCCCAAGATGTGATCGTTAGGGAAATCGACTGTGGAACCCGCAGAGGACTAAAAGTAACCGCCATGAAAGATGGCGATCGCGTCAAAATTGCCCTAGGCGATCGCCTTCTTGGACGAGTTTTAGCCGAAGACGTGATGGTAGGGGATGAAGTCATCGCCTCACGGAACCAATCCATTGATGCAGCATTAGCAGCGAAAATCGGCAAGAGTGTAGAATCAGTGATGGTGCGATCGCCCCTAACCTGTGAAGCGGCGCGATCGGTGTGTCGGTGTTGTTATGGTTGGAGTTTAGCCACGGGACGACCCGTAGATTTAGGAGAAGCCGTCGGGATTATTGCAGCCCAGTCCATTGGGGAACCGGGAACTCAGTTAACCATGCGGACGTTCCACACAGGAGGGGTTTTCACCGGAGAAGTCGCTGAACAAATTAAAGCTCCTGATCACGGAACTGTCAAATGGGGTAAAGGCTTAAGTACCCGTAAAGTTAGAACTCGTCATGGGGAAGACGCTTTCCAAGTTGAACTAGCAGGGGACTTAATTTGGACTCCTACAGGCAGTGGTAAAAAAATGACCTATTCTGTGACCCCTGGATCGGTTCTGTTTGCGGCCGATGGGGACACAGTAGAAAAAGATAAGATGTTAGCCGAAGTCACTGCAGCTAAGTCAACTCGCTCAACCGAACGAGCAACCAAAGACGTATCCACTGATTTAGCAGGGGAAGTCTTCTTTGCTAACTTGATCGCAGAAGAAAAAACCGATCGCCAAGGTAACACCACTCACATTGCCCAAAGAGGGGGACTGGTTTGGGTGTTATCAGGGGAAGTCTATAACTTACCCCCAGGTGCTGAACCCGTAGTGTCCAATGGGGATGAAGTGGCAGAAGGGACAGTGTTAGCAGAAACTAAGTTGATTTCTGTCAATGGCGGTGTGGTTCGCTATCAACCCCAAAGCCGTGAAATTGACATTATTACCGCTTCTGTCTTATTGGATCAAGCTGAAGTTCGCAAAGAAAGTACCGGCGGCCACGAACAATATGTAATTTATACAGCAGATGGCCAACGGTTCTTATTAAAGGCGACCCCCGAAACCAAAGTACAAAACCACGCCATTATTGCCGAATTAATTGATGATCGCTATCAAACCACGACCGGGGGAATGTTACGGTACGGTGGCATTGAAGTAGCCAAAGGCAGCCGAAAAACGGGATACGAAGTGGTACAAGGGGGAACCTTACTCTGGGTACCCGAAGAAACCCACGAAGTTAATAAAGATATCTCTTTATTAGTGGTCGAAGATGGACAATATGTCGAAGCCGGAACAGAAGTCGTTAAAGATATCTTTTGCCAATGTTCAGGGGCGATCGAAGTCGTACAGAAAAACGATATTCTCCGAGAAATTATTATTAAACCAGGAGAATTCCATTTAGATGTTGACCCGGATGAAGTGTCCTATAAAAATGAAGACCTCATTCCTCCGGGAACTGAAGTTTTACCTGGTGTAGTTACGACCGATTTACGTCAAGTTGAATGGATTGAAAGTACCGAAGGATTGGGCTTATTATTACGTCCCGTGGAAGAATATCCCGTGAGTAATGAACCGGCCGCTCCTTCCCAAGGGTCTATCAATGAAGAAGAAGTCGGACGGCATATTGAACTGAGATCCGTACAACGACTCTTCTACAAAGATGGGGAACGGGTTAAATCCGTAGATGGAATTCACCTTTTAAGTACCCAATTAGTGCTAGAAATTGAGACTGGAAGCGAACAAGCGGCAGCCAATTTAGCAGCAGATATTGAACTGAAAAACGATGAGGAAGAAGATTGTCAACGGCTACAGCTAGTGATCTTAGAGTCCTTAATTCTACGTCGGGATCTTGATACCGATCCTCACGGTGGTACCATTACAACCAGCGTGTTAGTCACCGATGGCGATCAAATCGCTCCAGGAGCGGTAGTCGCTAAAACAGAAATTCAATGCCGAGAAGAAGGGGAAGTTCGAGGAATCAGAAGGGGACTCGAAGCCGTTCGACGGGTTTTGATTGTTAGAGATGAAGACTTGGAAATTATTACCCTTAAAGAAAAGCCAACAGTAGCTAAAGATGATTTAATTGTTGCTGGTACTGAATTCGCTCCAGGGGTGGTCGCCGCTGAGTCAGGTTTAGTGGTCGCTGTTAACCAAGGTGAAGAAGGTTACGAGATCAAATTGCGTTTAGCTCGTCCTTATCGAGTTTCTCCTGGAGCCATTTTACATATTGCTGACGGGGATCTCGTACAACGAGGAGATAACCTGGTATTGCTAGTGTACGAACGGGCAAAAACTGGTGACATTATCCAAGGTTTACCGAGAATTGAGGAATTATTAGAAGCGCGTAAACCCAAAGAAGCTTGTGTTCTTTCTCGTAAACCAGGGGTGTGTCAAGTCGAGTATTTAGAAGATGAAAGCGTTGATGTCAAAGTCATTGAAGATGATGGCACCGTAAGCGAATATCCCATTCTGCTCAATCAAAATGTCATTGTGTCTGATAATCAACGGGTTGATGTGGGTGAGCATTTAACTGACGGTCCAGCAAATCCTCACGAATTATTAGAGGTCTTCTTTGACTACTATGTAGACAAGAAAGGAGTTTATGAAGCAGCCTTAATTGGTTTACAAGCAGCCCAGAAATTTTTAGTGGATCAAGTACAGAGCGTTTATCAGTCTCAAGGAATTGATATTTCCGATAAACACATTGAAGTAATTGTCCGTCAGATGACCGCTAAAGTTCGGGTGGACGATGGCGGTGATACCACCATGTTACCAGGAGAATTGGTGGAATTACGACAAATCGAGCAGGTTAACGAAGCCATGGCCATCACCGGAGGTGCGCCGGCACGATATACTCCTGTATTATTGGGAATTACCAAAGCCTCTTTGAACACCGATAGCTTTATTAGTGCGGCTTCCTTCCAAGAGACAACTCGTGTCTTAACCGAAGCAGCCATTGAAGGTAAGTCCGACTGGCTACGAGGTTTAAAGGAAAACGTAATTATTGGTCGTTTGATTCCAGCAGGAACAGGGTTCAATGCCCATGAAGAGATGGTTATGGGAACCTTAGACAATGGTGAAGACAGTCTTAATAATCGTTATGGACAAGGGGAACGAGACAACAACAATAGCGACAAAAAACCCCCTAATCGTTTAATTGGGGCTACATTAGATGAGGTGGATGAGAATATGATCCTAGATGATAATATTGCTCGTGCGTACACCGAAGCTGATCCTCCCTGGTCTGTTGAATCTAAACAGGAAAAAGATGATGACGATGACAAATAG
- a CDS encoding TatD family hydrolase, producing the protein MQLIDTHVHINFDVFESDLEDIKNHWQQAEVVHLVHSCVEPSEFSGIQALADRFGNLSFAVGLHPLDAQKWTNATEMEILDYAKSDHRVVAIGEMGLDFYKADNHQQQKNVLEAQLKIAHQLQKPIIIHCRDAAQQLKDVIELFWHQAGPVQGVMHCWSGTPEETQWFLDLGFYISFSGVVTFKNAKTIQDSAKIVPDDRLLIETDCPFLAPVPKRGKRNEPANVRHVAEFLAKLRNVPLETLAQQTTANACQLFSLSLNN; encoded by the coding sequence ATGCAACTTATAGATACCCATGTTCATATTAATTTTGATGTGTTTGAGTCCGATCTTGAAGACATCAAAAACCATTGGCAACAAGCAGAGGTTGTTCACTTAGTGCATTCTTGTGTTGAACCATCTGAATTTTCAGGAATTCAGGCATTAGCTGATCGCTTTGGTAACCTATCCTTTGCCGTTGGGTTACATCCCTTAGACGCTCAAAAATGGACTAATGCCACTGAGATGGAAATACTAGATTATGCTAAGTCTGACCACCGAGTGGTAGCCATTGGAGAAATGGGGTTAGACTTCTACAAAGCCGATAACCACCAACAACAAAAGAACGTGCTAGAAGCACAACTAAAGATTGCCCATCAACTCCAAAAACCCATTATTATTCATTGTCGAGATGCGGCACAACAACTAAAAGATGTTATAGAATTATTTTGGCACCAAGCAGGGCCAGTTCAAGGGGTTATGCACTGTTGGAGCGGAACACCAGAAGAAACACAATGGTTTTTAGACCTGGGGTTTTATATCAGTTTCAGTGGAGTCGTGACCTTCAAAAATGCCAAGACTATCCAAGACAGTGCAAAAATTGTTCCCGATGATCGCCTTTTAATTGAAACGGACTGTCCTTTTCTTGCCCCTGTACCGAAACGAGGAAAACGTAACGAACCAGCCAATGTTCGCCATGTTGCAGAATTTTTGGCCAAATTACGCAACGTCCCCTTAGAAACCTTAGCCCAACAAACCACTGCTAACGCTTGTCAACTCTTTAGCCTATCCCTGAATAATTGA
- a CDS encoding glycoside hydrolase family 10 protein: MNRQFFLWRNRLICIALTFIILLILFVSQSIFQSSGKVIASSIFQERRGVWLTNVASSVLFVPGSVNRAIKQLSQLHFNTVYPVVWNRGHTFYPSSLAKEMIGESQEPLLNWTRSNIDVLRVIIEESHQRGLAVIPWFEYGLMIPRSSLIAQKHPDWLTHSQQGTVNTFFQDELKTKNKKKSTNFLENWSQHSYQKRASQLVWLNPFHPEVQQLIKGLMLEIIMQYKVDGVQLDDHFGIPVELGYDPLTIKLYQQEHEGKNPPNDPYNAQWMNWRAKKLTAFMTDLVTTIKIVNPDILISLSPNSYSFSYQNYLQDWKTWVKQGLIDELVLQVYRNDMDSFNRELQESTVKLARQKIPVSIGILSGTLNNPVKIEQIRQQVEKVRQQGFDGVSFFYWESLWGYLSPESPYKRRRIFDEMFR, from the coding sequence ATGAATAGACAATTTTTTCTTTGGCGTAATCGTTTGATCTGCATTGCTTTAACCTTTATTATTTTATTAATATTATTTGTTTCACAATCAATTTTTCAATCCTCAGGAAAAGTTATCGCATCCTCTATATTCCAAGAAAGACGGGGAGTTTGGTTAACGAATGTTGCTAGTTCTGTTTTGTTCGTTCCTGGTAGTGTTAACCGTGCGATTAAACAATTATCTCAACTTCATTTTAATACAGTTTATCCTGTTGTTTGGAATCGAGGTCATACTTTTTATCCCAGTAGTTTGGCAAAGGAAATGATTGGAGAATCTCAAGAACCTTTGTTAAATTGGACAAGGAGTAATATTGACGTATTAAGAGTGATTATTGAAGAAAGTCATCAACGAGGTTTAGCGGTTATTCCTTGGTTTGAGTATGGATTAATGATTCCTCGAAGTTCGTTAATAGCACAAAAACATCCAGACTGGTTAACTCATAGTCAACAGGGGACAGTCAATACATTTTTTCAAGACGAACTCAAGACAAAAAATAAGAAAAAGTCAACAAACTTTTTAGAAAATTGGAGTCAACATAGTTATCAAAAACGAGCGAGTCAATTAGTTTGGTTAAATCCTTTTCATCCTGAAGTACAACAATTAATCAAAGGATTAATGTTAGAAATCATTATGCAGTATAAAGTCGATGGGGTACAGTTAGATGATCATTTCGGAATACCAGTGGAATTAGGGTATGATCCGTTAACTATCAAACTTTATCAACAAGAACATGAAGGAAAAAATCCACCGAATGATCCTTATAATGCTCAATGGATGAATTGGAGAGCAAAAAAACTAACAGCTTTCATGACAGATTTAGTTACAACCATTAAAATAGTAAATCCTGATATCTTAATCTCTTTATCCCCTAATTCATACTCTTTTTCCTATCAAAATTATTTGCAAGATTGGAAAACTTGGGTCAAACAAGGGTTGATTGATGAGTTAGTTTTACAAGTTTATCGCAACGATATGGATAGTTTTAATCGAGAATTACAAGAATCAACTGTAAAGTTAGCTCGTCAGAAAATACCGGTTAGTATTGGTATTTTATCAGGAACACTTAATAATCCTGTCAAAATAGAACAAATTAGACAGCAAGTCGAAAAAGTTAGACAACAAGGGTTTGATGGCGTTTCTTTTTTTTATTGGGAGTCATTATGGGGTTATCTTTCTCCGGAATCTCCTTATAAACGTCGTCGTATTTTTGATGAAATGTTTAGATAA
- the rpoB gene encoding DNA-directed RNA polymerase subunit beta: MTTNLIYNYNLLPDLIEIQHSSFRWFLEEGLIEELNSFSPITDYTGKLELHFLGENYKLKEPKYDVDEAKRRDASYSVQMYVPTRLMNKETGEIKEQEVFIGDLPLMTDRGTFIINGAERVIVNQIVRSPGVYYKAETDKNGRRTYSASLIPNRGAWLKFETDKNGLVWVRIDKTRKLSAQVLLKAIGLSDNEILDSLRHPEFYQRTLDKEGNPSEEDALLELYRKLRPGEPPTVSGGQQLLESRFFDSKRYDLGRVGRYKLNKKLRLNAPDTIRVLRPEDILSAIDYLINLEFDVGTVDDIDHLGNRRVRSVGELLQNQVRVGLNRLERIIRERMTVSESDSLTPASLVNPKPLVAAIKEFFGSSQLSQFMDQTNPLAELTHKRRISALGPGGLTRERAGFAVRDIHPSHHGRICPVETPEGPNAGLIGSLATYARVNQYGFIETPYYRVQDGRVRRDLDPVYLTADEEDDLRVAPGDISTDEEGNILGNAVPTRYRQEFFITSPDQVDYVAVSPVQIISVATSMIPFLEHDDANRALMGSNMQRQAVPLLRPERPLVGTGLEAQAARDSGMVIVSRTEGIVTYADANEIRVRVTGPEGHEKVGQEIQYILQKYQRSNQDTCLNQRPLVFVGEDVVPGQVLADGSATEGGELALGQNILVAYMPWEGYNYEDAILISERLVYDDVYTSIHVEKFEIEARQTKLGPEEITREIPNVGEDSLRNLDEQGIIRIGAWVEAGDILVGKVTPKGESDQPPEEKLLRAIFGEKARDVRDNSLRVPNGEKGRVVDVRVFTREQGDELPPGANMVVRVYVAQKRKIQVGDKMAGRHGNKGIISRILPIEDMPYLPDGRPIDIVLNPLGVPSRMNVGQVFECLLGWAGENLGVRFKITPFDEMYGEESSRKTVHGLLEKAAKKPRKDWVYNTDHPGKIDVYDGRTGEKFDRAVTVGQAYMLKLVHLVDDKIHARSTGPYSLVTQQPLGGKAQQGGQRFGEMEVWALEAYGAAYTLQELLTVKSDDMQGRNEALNAIVKGKPIPRPGTPESFKVLMRELQSLGLDIAVHKVETADDGTSRDVEVDLMIDSQRRAPNRPTYESLTSEDLEEEEV, from the coding sequence ATGACTACTAATCTTATCTATAACTATAATTTACTGCCTGACTTGATTGAAATTCAACATTCAAGTTTTCGTTGGTTTCTAGAAGAAGGACTGATTGAAGAACTCAATAGTTTTTCCCCCATTACCGACTATACAGGAAAATTAGAACTACACTTTTTAGGAGAGAATTATAAATTAAAAGAACCCAAATATGACGTTGATGAAGCTAAACGACGGGATGCCAGCTATTCCGTACAAATGTATGTTCCTACCCGTTTGATGAATAAAGAAACGGGAGAAATCAAAGAACAAGAAGTTTTTATTGGGGACTTACCCCTAATGACAGATCGGGGAACCTTCATCATTAACGGTGCAGAACGGGTAATCGTTAATCAAATTGTTCGTTCTCCAGGGGTTTATTATAAAGCAGAAACCGACAAAAATGGACGACGAACCTACTCAGCATCTTTAATTCCCAACCGAGGCGCCTGGTTAAAATTTGAAACCGATAAAAACGGCTTAGTCTGGGTCAGAATTGATAAAACCCGAAAATTGTCCGCTCAAGTCCTCTTAAAAGCCATTGGTCTGAGTGACAACGAAATTTTAGATTCCTTGCGTCATCCTGAATTTTACCAAAGAACCCTAGATAAAGAAGGGAACCCTTCAGAAGAAGACGCTTTACTAGAACTGTATCGGAAATTAAGACCAGGAGAACCTCCCACCGTAAGCGGTGGACAACAACTCTTAGAATCTCGCTTTTTTGACAGTAAACGTTATGATTTAGGGCGAGTAGGCCGCTATAAACTCAACAAGAAATTACGCTTAAACGCACCAGACACCATTCGGGTGTTGCGTCCTGAAGACATTTTATCGGCGATCGATTATCTCATTAACCTAGAATTTGATGTTGGTACCGTTGATGACATCGATCACTTAGGAAACCGTCGGGTAAGATCCGTAGGGGAACTACTACAAAACCAGGTTAGAGTGGGCTTAAACCGCTTAGAACGGATTATTCGAGAAAGAATGACCGTCAGTGAATCTGACAGTTTGACCCCTGCTTCTTTGGTGAATCCTAAACCCTTAGTGGCCGCTATCAAGGAATTCTTCGGGTCATCTCAATTGTCCCAATTTATGGATCAAACTAACCCACTAGCAGAATTGACCCATAAACGACGAATTTCCGCCCTAGGACCAGGAGGGTTAACCAGGGAAAGAGCCGGGTTTGCCGTACGAGACATTCACCCCTCCCATCATGGACGTATTTGTCCTGTGGAAACCCCAGAAGGTCCTAATGCCGGTTTAATCGGTTCTTTGGCGACTTATGCACGGGTCAACCAATATGGATTTATTGAAACCCCCTACTATCGTGTTCAAGATGGTCGGGTGAGACGGGATTTGGACCCAGTGTACTTAACCGCCGACGAAGAAGACGATCTACGGGTTGCCCCTGGAGATATTAGCACCGATGAAGAAGGAAATATTTTAGGAAACGCTGTTCCGACTCGTTATCGGCAGGAATTCTTTATTACTAGCCCCGATCAAGTGGATTATGTTGCAGTTTCTCCTGTGCAGATCATTTCTGTAGCGACATCCATGATTCCCTTCCTCGAACACGATGATGCTAACCGTGCTTTGATGGGGTCTAATATGCAACGGCAAGCCGTCCCCTTACTACGTCCCGAACGGCCTCTGGTGGGTACTGGATTAGAAGCCCAAGCAGCTAGAGACTCCGGGATGGTGATCGTCTCAAGAACTGAAGGCATTGTTACCTATGCTGATGCCAATGAAATTCGAGTCAGGGTAACAGGACCCGAAGGTCATGAAAAAGTTGGCCAGGAAATTCAATATATCCTCCAAAAATATCAACGGTCTAATCAAGATACCTGTTTAAATCAACGACCTCTAGTGTTTGTGGGAGAAGATGTCGTACCGGGCCAAGTATTAGCCGATGGTTCAGCTACTGAAGGGGGAGAACTGGCCCTAGGTCAAAACATCTTAGTGGCTTATATGCCCTGGGAAGGCTACAACTACGAAGACGCAATTTTAATCAGTGAACGATTGGTGTACGACGATGTTTATACCAGTATTCACGTCGAAAAATTTGAAATTGAAGCCCGTCAAACCAAATTAGGTCCTGAAGAAATTACTCGCGAAATTCCCAACGTTGGGGAAGATTCCCTAAGAAACTTAGACGAACAAGGAATTATTCGGATTGGGGCGTGGGTAGAAGCAGGAGATATTCTCGTTGGGAAAGTGACTCCTAAAGGAGAATCCGATCAACCCCCAGAAGAAAAGCTGTTGAGAGCCATTTTCGGCGAAAAAGCTAGAGACGTACGAGATAACTCCTTGAGAGTCCCCAACGGAGAAAAAGGCCGAGTGGTGGATGTGCGGGTATTTACCCGTGAACAAGGAGACGAACTCCCCCCAGGGGCTAATATGGTCGTTCGGGTTTATGTGGCCCAAAAACGCAAAATCCAAGTCGGGGATAAAATGGCAGGTCGGCATGGGAATAAAGGGATTATATCCCGAATTTTACCCATCGAAGATATGCCTTATTTACCCGATGGTCGCCCCATAGATATCGTCTTAAACCCCTTAGGGGTACCTTCACGGATGAACGTTGGACAAGTGTTTGAATGCCTCTTAGGTTGGGCAGGGGAAAACTTAGGGGTACGGTTTAAGATCACTCCCTTTGACGAAATGTACGGAGAAGAATCATCTAGGAAAACAGTTCATGGATTATTAGAAAAAGCTGCTAAAAAACCCCGTAAAGACTGGGTTTATAACACAGACCATCCTGGAAAAATTGACGTTTATGATGGCCGAACTGGAGAAAAATTTGATCGTGCTGTGACAGTGGGTCAAGCCTATATGCTGAAACTGGTTCACCTAGTGGATGATAAAATCCATGCCCGTTCTACTGGACCCTACTCCTTAGTAACTCAGCAACCCCTCGGTGGTAAAGCTCAACAGGGAGGACAACGGTTCGGAGAAATGGAAGTATGGGCATTAGAAGCTTATGGGGCAGCCTATACCCTGCAAGAACTATTAACCGTTAAATCCGACGATATGCAGGGACGGAATGAAGCCTTAAACGCCATTGTTAAAGGTAAGCCCATACCCCGTCCAGGAACCCCCGAATCCTTTAAGGTGTTAATGCGAGAGTTACAATCTCTAGGCCTAGATATCGCTGTTCATAAAGTAGAAACGGCCGACGACGGAACCAGTCGGGATGTCGAAGTTGACCTGATGATTGATAGTCAGCGTCGTGCGCCGAACCGTCCCACCTATGAATCTTTAACTAGCGAGGATCTCGAAGAAGAAGAAGTGTAA
- the rpsT gene encoding 30S ribosomal protein S20: MANSKSALKRIRTSERNRLRNKSYKSAVRTLMKKYLQAVEEYAASPTPENKAVVDQRMSAAYSKIDKAVKRSVLHRNNGARKKARLAKALQQVASAS; this comes from the coding sequence GTGGCTAATTCAAAGTCTGCACTAAAACGTATTAGGACATCTGAACGCAACCGACTCCGTAATAAAAGCTATAAGTCGGCTGTAAGAACTCTCATGAAGAAATATCTCCAAGCGGTTGAAGAATACGCCGCGTCCCCTACACCAGAAAATAAGGCAGTGGTGGATCAGAGAATGTCGGCTGCTTATAGTAAAATTGATAAAGCAGTAAAACGGAGTGTTTTGCATCGTAACAATGGAGCAAGGAAAAAAGCCCGTTTAGCTAAAGCACTGCAACAAGTGGCCTCAGCTTCGTAA